The sequence GAAGGTAACCACTTCCCGCCAGGCCCTGCTCAATGCCGCGCAGCATATCGCCGTAGAACGGACTGGAGATGTCCTGCGTGAGCACGCCGATGTTCATGGTTCGCCCGCGGGCGAGGTTGCGGGCAAGGACGTTCGGTTTGTAATTCAGCGCGGTAATGGCCCGTTCGACGGCTTCCCGTTTGGCGTGACTGACGTTAGTCGTGCCATTGAGGATCCTGGACACCGTGCTGGAGGAAACCCCCGCCTGGCGCGCAACTTCTGCGAGCGTCACACTTGATTCCATACTGGTTACACTGGCAGATTAATCCCCTATGAAAGCGGTGTCAAGCTCCCATGGCGAGAAGGCTGAAAGTGGAACGAACGCAGCTTATTTTTCCGCGCGTCTTTACCGCAATTCCCTGACATTTGTGGCCTCCTGGCACCCTGGCCTGAGCGGCCTGCACTTTTGAAAGCCCATTCAGAATGTGGTACAACCCTGTCTGTAACGATTCAGTGCACGAGGACCCGCTGCTCTTCATTCGCGCGCCCAAACCACGGAGGTCGCATGCAATACCGCACTCTCGGCAAGACTGGCTATCAGATTTCGACCATCAGCTTCGGCGCGTGGGCCATCGGAGGAACCTGGGGTGAAACGCGCGACGAGGACAGCATGCACGCCCTACACCGCGCACTCGACCTTGGCGTCAACTTTATCGACACGGCCGACGTGTATGGTGACGGACACAGCGAACGCCTGATCGCCAGGCTCCGCCGTGAGCGATCCGATTCCTTCTACGTCGCCACCAAAGCCGGACGACGCCTCAACCCTCACACTGCGGCCGGGTACAACCGCGAGAACCTCCGCAGCTTCATCGAGCGGAGCCTGCGCAACCTCGAAGCCGAGACCGTCGACCTGCTGCAACTCCACTGCCCACCGTCAGAAGTGTACGAACGCGACGAGGTCTACGGCATTCTCGACGACTTCGTGCGCGAAGGACTGCTACGCGCGTACGGCGTGAGTGTCGAAACGGTGGACGAGGCCCTCACGGCCATCGAGCACTCGAACGTCGCGAGCGTTCAGATCATCTTCAATGCCTTCCGCATGAAACCCGCCGAGCAGTTCTTCGCTGCCGCTCGAGAACGTGAAGTGGGCATCATCGCGCGCGTCCCCCTCGCCAGTGGACTGCTCACCGGCAAACTGACGGGCAAGACCACCTTTGAACAGGATGACCACCGCAACTTCAACCGCAACGGTGAAGCCTTCGACCGGGGCGAGACATTCTCCGGCGTGGACTACGAAACAGGACTCGCGGCTGTACAGCGCCTGCGCCCCCTGGTCGCGGATGGCGCCACCCTCGCGCAGTTCGCCCTCCGCTGGATCCTGATGTTCCCGGACGTCACCTGCGCCATTCCCGGCGCGAGGAACCCGCGTCAGGTGGAAGACAACGTGGCCGCCGCAGACCTCCCGGCCCTCAGCGAGGAGCAGATGCGCCGCGTCCAGCAGGTGTACGACGAACTGATCCGTGAACAGGTGCACGCACTCTGGTGACCCTGCAGGCCACACGCACGTCTCAGTCCGGGCCCGTCTCGCACGGCGCCCCCCTGTCCGCGAGCCGCCCCTCCACCGCAGAGCACATGAACTGGCTGACCTCCAACGACCTGCACCCTGAGCGGCACGGCGACGCCACGCCCCTGCGCGTTCACGCCCGCCTGCTCGACCTTCTGACCGAACTGTACCCGAACGCCCGGCCGAAATCCCCCGTCGCGCGAGGACGCGCACAGCCGTCATCCCAGCGCCGCTCAGACGCGTCTGACGCCAGCGGC is a genomic window of Deinococcus malanensis containing:
- a CDS encoding aldo/keto reductase — its product is MQYRTLGKTGYQISTISFGAWAIGGTWGETRDEDSMHALHRALDLGVNFIDTADVYGDGHSERLIARLRRERSDSFYVATKAGRRLNPHTAAGYNRENLRSFIERSLRNLEAETVDLLQLHCPPSEVYERDEVYGILDDFVREGLLRAYGVSVETVDEALTAIEHSNVASVQIIFNAFRMKPAEQFFAAAREREVGIIARVPLASGLLTGKLTGKTTFEQDDHRNFNRNGEAFDRGETFSGVDYETGLAAVQRLRPLVADGATLAQFALRWILMFPDVTCAIPGARNPRQVEDNVAAADLPALSEEQMRRVQQVYDELIREQVHALW